Proteins from one Microscilla marina ATCC 23134 genomic window:
- a CDS encoding MoaD/ThiS family protein, whose protein sequence is MAKIIIPTPLRKFTENQATFNGSGDTVGATIVNLTETYPDIKQHLLDESGKFRNFVRVFIGDEDIKALQNEATEVTKDSVISIVPAIAGGSI, encoded by the coding sequence ATGGCAAAAATTATCATACCAACACCTTTAAGAAAGTTCACTGAAAATCAAGCAACTTTTAACGGCTCTGGCGACACCGTAGGGGCAACTATTGTTAATTTGACAGAAACTTATCCAGACATTAAGCAGCATTTGCTGGATGAAAGTGGTAAATTCAGAAACTTTGTGCGGGTTTTTATCGGCGACGAAGACATCAAGGCGCTGCAAAATGAAGCAACCGAGGTAACAAAAGATTCTGTCATCAGTATTGTGCCTGCCATTGCGGGGGGAAGTATTTAA
- a CDS encoding PLP-dependent cysteine synthase family protein, with product MQTLTIDSTLEKRLHQVSQLIGNTPLVALDRVYKNPKVQILAKLEWQQLGGSVKARPAFNIIKQAILHGQLDQNRVLLDASSGNTGIAYGAVGAALGIQVALCLPENASKERKMILRAHGVDIVYTPATELTDGAQIKAKELHAQNPDLYFYADQYANPHNWQAHYAHTAPEIIEQTQGEITHFVAGLGTSGTFMGTSRRLKEYNPGIEIVSLQPDSPMHGLEGWKHMETAIVPQFYDDSLADKNLEVSTFDAYELIKEVAQKEGLLISPSAAANLAGAIALADTIEEGTIVTMFPDSADKYSEVLKQVFN from the coding sequence ATGCAAACGCTCACGATTGACTCAACACTGGAAAAACGCCTGCATCAGGTAAGCCAACTCATTGGCAACACGCCTTTGGTGGCGCTAGACCGGGTGTATAAAAACCCAAAAGTACAGATTTTAGCCAAACTCGAATGGCAGCAACTAGGGGGCAGTGTAAAAGCCCGCCCTGCTTTCAATATTATCAAACAAGCCATTCTGCACGGGCAACTCGACCAAAACCGGGTGTTGCTAGACGCCAGCAGTGGCAACACAGGCATTGCTTATGGGGCAGTAGGCGCGGCTTTGGGCATTCAAGTAGCGCTTTGCCTGCCCGAAAATGCGTCTAAAGAACGAAAAATGATTTTGCGCGCCCACGGGGTAGACATTGTCTATACACCTGCCACCGAGCTTACCGATGGCGCCCAAATAAAGGCAAAAGAACTGCACGCCCAAAACCCCGATTTGTATTTTTATGCCGACCAATACGCCAACCCACACAATTGGCAAGCCCACTATGCCCACACTGCCCCCGAAATCATTGAACAAACCCAAGGAGAAATTACCCACTTTGTGGCGGGGCTGGGTACTTCGGGCACTTTTATGGGCACCAGCCGCCGCCTGAAAGAATATAACCCAGGCATTGAAATAGTATCGTTGCAACCCGACTCGCCCATGCACGGGCTGGAAGGCTGGAAACACATGGAAACCGCCATCGTGCCCCAGTTTTATGACGACAGCCTGGCAGACAAAAACCTGGAAGTAAGCACGTTTGACGCTTATGAATTAATAAAAGAAGTGGCACAAAAGGAGGGTTTACTCATTAGCCCTTCGGCAGCAGCCAACCTTGCAGGAGCCATTGCCCTTGCCGATACTATAGAGGAAGGAACCATTGTCACGATGTTTCCTGATAGCGCCGACAAATACAGTGAGGTACTCAAGCAAGTGTTTAATTAA
- a CDS encoding M67 family metallopeptidase has translation MKTLNIDQQALKVMQKHAEATYPNECVGFFYGKEDEQTRYIELAVEVPNSKEGDQRRRFEVDPRDYMKAERYALENNTTLLGVYHSHPEHPAIPSEHDLKVAQPFFSYIIISVKGGKSVKTRSWQLDNNQAFAEENILQLQA, from the coding sequence ATGAAAACACTGAATATTGACCAACAAGCATTAAAAGTAATGCAAAAGCACGCAGAAGCCACTTACCCCAACGAGTGTGTGGGTTTTTTCTACGGAAAAGAAGATGAGCAAACACGCTACATCGAGCTTGCTGTAGAGGTACCCAACAGCAAAGAAGGCGACCAACGCCGCAGGTTTGAGGTAGATCCGCGTGACTATATGAAAGCTGAACGCTACGCCCTCGAAAACAATACAACTTTGTTGGGAGTATACCATTCGCACCCCGAACACCCCGCCATTCCGTCAGAACACGACCTGAAGGTGGCACAACCTTTTTTCTCTTACATTATCATATCAGTCAAAGGAGGCAAAAGTGTAAAAACACGTTCGTGGCAATTAGACAACAACCAGGCATTTGCAGAAGAAAATATTTTGCAGTTACAAGCATGA